The Changchengzhania lutea genomic sequence TATTAAAGAAAGTGCCATCTGCTTTAGTCGTTCCCATTTCCATAAATAACTCATGGAAAACATTAAAATATGGAAATTTCCCAATGGGTTTAGGGACTCATATAACTTTTACCGTACATAAGCCTGTAAAATTTGCTACCTTTGTTAATAATCAAGATTTAATACATAGTGTTGAAACCACTATAAAAGAGCATATACACCCCTAAATTCATAAAGATGTCTTCAAAGAACGTCAGATTAGAAGTGATGCAGTTTTTGGAAAAAGACGTAGAATCGCTTATTAAAAAATACCTCATCCCGATAGACAGTATTTGGCAACCCTCAGATTTTTTACCAAATTCTGAAGGTGACAATTTTTTTGAAGAAGTACGCGAAATACGTGAGCTCTCAAAAGAATTGCCTTATGATTTCTGGGTAGTTTTAGTTGGTGATATGATTACGGAAGAAGCGCTACCAACTTACGAATCATGGTTGATGGATGTGGAAGGTGTAGACCAAGTTGACAAGGAAAATAGTTGGGGAAAATGGGTGCGTCACTGGACGGGTGAGGAGAATAGACATGGTGATGTCCTTAACAAATATTTATATCTTTCGGGGCGTGTAAATATGCGTGAAATTGAAATAACAACCCAACATCTTATTGCAGATGGTTTCGATATTGGAACCGATAGAGATCCTTACAAAAACTTTGTTTATACCAGTTTTCAAGAATTAGCTACTTATGTTTCCCATAACCGTGTCGCTAAATTAGCAAAAGACAAAGACAACAAACAGTTGGCTAAAATGTGTAAAATCATTTCGGGTGACGAAATGAGACACCACCATGCATATTCAGAATTTGTTGAGCGTATTTTTAAGGTAGACCCAAGCCAAATGATGCTCGCGTTTCATCACATGATGAAATTAAAAATTGCAATGCCTGCTCATTTTTTAAGAGAATCTGGAAATAAAATAGGAACCGCTTTTGAGGAGTTTTCTAATACGGCACAACGCATTGGCGTATACACGTCTACTGATTATGTAGATATTTTGGATAAATTAATTAAGAGGTGGGAAATTGATAAGATTACCAACCTTACTGATGATGCCGAAAAAGCGAGGGATTATTTAATGAAGCTCCCCTCAAGAATGTATCGTTTGTCCGAGCGTATTAGAATCCCTGAAAATTCTTTTCAATTTAAGTGGGTCGAGCCTGCCGTGATAAAATAATGTTCAACCTTTTTAAATGAACTTGTTCAATTTCAATATATAAATCAATTCCTTTCATGTATGAAAGGAATTTTTATTTTTAACCCGTTATGACTTCAGAAGAAATAATCAATACTACTATCGATTTTGTAAAAGAGCAATTAAAGGACGCTGAAGGTGGGCATGATTGGTTTCATATAGAGCGCGTATACAATAACGCCCTGCTTATTTCTGAAAATGAGAAAGTTGATACATTTGTAGTGTCACTAGGCGCATTACTTCATGATATTGCCGATAGTAAATTTTATAATGGAGATGAAACTGTTGGCCCAAAAATAGCACACGAATTTTTGCTTAAATTAAATGTAGATTCTACTATCATTAATCATGTTATAAATATAATTAAGCATATTTCATTTAAAGGTGGTAATGAAGTACAGACATTTCATTCTATTGAATTAGACGTCATTCAAGATGCCGATCGTTTAGATGCTATAGGCGCCATTGGTACTGCAAGATGTTTTAATTACGGGGGTTTTAAAAATCGTCCGCTTTACGACCCGAACATTAAACCAAACCTCTGTATGAGTAAAGAGGAATATAAAGGTTCAACAGCTCCCTCAATCAATCATTTCTATGAAAAGCTGCTACTTTTAAAAGATAAAATGAATACAAAAACTGGAACGGAAATGGCTTTAAAAAGGCATGCTTTTATGGAATCGTATCTGAAGCAATTTTATAGCGAATGGATCGGAAAGCTATAAAAATATTATATAGTAATTCTATTTTATTTTAGATTTTAAATTTTTGTCAGACTACAATCATAACATATACAAGCTGTTAGTTCATATTTAGGTAACAGATAATTTTCCATATAAATTCATCAAAATGGATGTTTTTCTTTTCTTAGTTGTAATATATCTTTGATTTATTATGTTTAAAAGCTCAAATATGAAAAAGAGACTAGAAAAATTACATACAAAAAACGATAAAATCACTACGTTTAATTCTGTTTTATATTCACTAATCCTAATTCTAAAGCTACCTATAATAACGGGGGTGTTATTACTTTGGTTTAAATTAAAATAGATAATTGTTCTCCATTTTTTATTGTTTCCATAAAAGCCGAATTGCTTGTGGTATAAATAAAACCTTTACCATAAAATATAAAGAATGCCGGGAATAATGTAATTTATCGATAAAGTCAATTTTTTGTCTGAATTAGTTAACTCTTTAATTATAATGTACTTAAATTTGTAGCCCCTAACTCATTGAACGATGACAGACCGATTTATCCCTCTATCAAGAATGCTAATTTTAGTATTCACTTTTTTTTCACTGACCATTTCTGGTTCAACTAGGGTAAATTATAGTATTACAGTTTCAAATAATATATCTTCAAGTGAAGATATTATTTCTGATTATACTCTAGATGCATATAACATTTCCGAAAAATTAGCACCTACGTATATCCAAATTCAATATCCTAATGGCAATGAATTTTGGCAAGTTGGCAAAACACCTTATATAACTTGGGAAAGTGAGGGACTTGAGAGTGACATTGTATTAGAATACTCTAATGATAACGGGATATCCTGGTTTCCGATTGCTACTGTTAGCAACATGACATTTAGTTATGCTTGGACAATTCCTGATAATGTTTCCAAGAATTGCCTAGTAAGAGCAACTTCAGATATAGTAACAGATACCAGTAACAGTGTATTTGAAGTTTCGGATGATGATTCTACATGTAACATCGTTGTATTAGGTTCTTCTACAGCAGCAGGTACTGGCGCTTCGCCTCGTGACAATTCTTGGGCTAATAAGTTTCAATATGACATTTTTCAAGAAAACACAAAACTAAATATTATTAATCTAGCTAAGGGAGGGTATTCCACTTATCATATACTCCCCAATAATACGCCTATTCCAGATGGTCGAACTATTGATGAAGAAAAGAATATAACCAAGGCCTTAACTTATAACCCTGTGGCTGTTATTGTCAATTTACCATCTAATGATACGGCATATGGGTATGCAGTGTCTACACAATTAGATAATTTTGAGATTGTAATTAATGAAGCAGAAGATAACGGTGTGGAAGCTTGGGTAGCAACTACCCAACCTGTTAATTTTAGCGATGCTAATAAAATTCAAATGCAAATAGAGGTTAAGGACGGAATAAATAATCTTTGTGGTATTAAAGCCATAGA encodes the following:
- a CDS encoding acyl-ACP desaturase encodes the protein MSSKNVRLEVMQFLEKDVESLIKKYLIPIDSIWQPSDFLPNSEGDNFFEEVREIRELSKELPYDFWVVLVGDMITEEALPTYESWLMDVEGVDQVDKENSWGKWVRHWTGEENRHGDVLNKYLYLSGRVNMREIEITTQHLIADGFDIGTDRDPYKNFVYTSFQELATYVSHNRVAKLAKDKDNKQLAKMCKIISGDEMRHHHAYSEFVERIFKVDPSQMMLAFHHMMKLKIAMPAHFLRESGNKIGTAFEEFSNTAQRIGVYTSTDYVDILDKLIKRWEIDKITNLTDDAEKARDYLMKLPSRMYRLSERIRIPENSFQFKWVEPAVIK
- a CDS encoding HD domain-containing protein — encoded protein: MTSEEIINTTIDFVKEQLKDAEGGHDWFHIERVYNNALLISENEKVDTFVVSLGALLHDIADSKFYNGDETVGPKIAHEFLLKLNVDSTIINHVINIIKHISFKGGNEVQTFHSIELDVIQDADRLDAIGAIGTARCFNYGGFKNRPLYDPNIKPNLCMSKEEYKGSTAPSINHFYEKLLLLKDKMNTKTGTEMALKRHAFMESYLKQFYSEWIGKL
- a CDS encoding T9SS type A sorting domain-containing protein, with the translated sequence MLILVFTFFSLTISGSTRVNYSITVSNNISSSEDIISDYTLDAYNISEKLAPTYIQIQYPNGNEFWQVGKTPYITWESEGLESDIVLEYSNDNGISWFPIATVSNMTFSYAWTIPDNVSKNCLVRATSDIVTDTSNSVFEVSDDDSTCNIVVLGSSTAAGTGASPRDNSWANKFQYDIFQENTKLNIINLAKGGYSTYHILPNNTPIPDGRTIDEEKNITKALTYNPVAVIVNLPSNDTAYGYAVSTQLDNFEIVINEAEDNGVEAWVATTQPVNFSDANKIQMQIEVKDGINNLCGIKAIDFWTDLVDENGKLLPEVDYGDGIHVNNIGHDFLYKRVLGKNLQSQVCANPNVTLGINEIDELEDFNLKIFPNPTTNHVNLKFNSKIGGKLSISFYDVLGKNHLDMASKHSFSSGLNTLKLNWSNKNSNMYFVVFEFETQNGSLKKSMPLYIR